From a single Nostoc sp. MS1 genomic region:
- a CDS encoding XisI protein, whose amino-acid sequence MDSLKGEYRTIIEKVLQEYADFLGSDEEVEVELVFDRERDRYLLVEAGWQNGYRIYGTLLHIDIIDHKLWIQHDGTEEGVAVDLVAAGIPHEQIVLAFRTLEQRKHTDFAVS is encoded by the coding sequence ATGGATTCACTGAAGGGTGAGTATAGAACCATTATTGAAAAAGTGCTGCAAGAGTATGCTGATTTTCTGGGTAGCGACGAGGAAGTGGAAGTAGAATTGGTGTTTGATAGAGAGCGCGATCGCTATCTATTAGTAGAAGCTGGGTGGCAAAATGGTTATCGGATCTACGGCACTTTGCTACACATCGATATTATTGATCATAAACTTTGGATTCAGCACGATGGCACAGAAGAAGGTGTTGCGGTAGATTTAGTTGCGGCGGGGATTCCTCACGAGCAGATTGTTTTGGCTTTTAGAACCCTTGAACAAAGAAAACATACAGATTTTGCGGTTTCGTGA
- a CDS encoding serine protease, giving the protein MKFAYQITPAIITVAIAIVQPQAVMALSAGEVNNIAKQITVLIQSKKPKYGSGVIIKKDGNTYTVLTAAHVVEVKDNYEIVTADGKTYAVNYSSVKQLPGVDLAVVEFSSNQNYNVAKIGNSDSSSEGTTAYVAGYPAPTFAINQSIYTFSNGTITANASKPLRDGYALVYSNNTSEGMSGGAVLNEKGELIGVHGRADLDTKQSKTGFNLGIPINTFLRMSAQVGVDTGISAPNTPVATAPKADDFFLQAVDKYNKGDKQGAIADYTSTLKINPNLAAAYNNRGVARSDLGDKQGAIADYNSALKIDSNLAEAYNNRGLARSDLGDKQAAIADYNLALKINSNYTEAYNNRGVARSDLGDKQGAIADYNSALKINPNYADAYNNRGLVRSDLGDKQGAIADYNSALKINPNYADAYNNRGLAHYTLGDKQGAIADYNLALKINPNLVEAYNNRGVVRLELGDKQGAIADYNLALKINPNYTEAYNNRGLARYTLGDKQGAIADYNLALKINPNYAITYDNLGFVYHYEGNIERAIKNWETAISLDQKLAEPLMALAVVLYNKGEKEQAITKAQQALTIDKQYADLAFLKKNYWSDHLIADAKKLLATPEIKSFLGQTQ; this is encoded by the coding sequence ATGAAATTTGCTTATCAAATCACCCCAGCAATCATCACAGTTGCGATCGCTATAGTGCAACCACAAGCAGTAATGGCACTATCGGCAGGCGAAGTCAATAATATTGCCAAACAAATCACAGTGCTGATTCAAAGTAAAAAGCCCAAATATGGTTCTGGGGTAATTATTAAAAAAGACGGCAATACTTATACAGTTCTTACTGCGGCTCATGTCGTAGAAGTCAAAGACAATTATGAAATTGTGACTGCTGATGGTAAAACTTATGCCGTCAATTACAGCAGTGTCAAACAATTACCAGGAGTAGATTTAGCTGTAGTCGAGTTTAGCAGCAATCAAAATTACAATGTAGCCAAAATCGGCAACTCTGATAGCAGTAGTGAAGGCACAACGGCTTATGTCGCTGGTTATCCTGCGCCAACATTTGCAATTAATCAGTCAATCTACACTTTTAGTAATGGGACAATTACGGCTAATGCCTCAAAACCATTACGTGATGGTTATGCTTTGGTCTACAGTAACAATACCTCAGAAGGGATGAGTGGTGGTGCAGTATTGAACGAAAAGGGCGAACTCATTGGCGTTCACGGTAGGGCAGATTTAGATACCAAACAAAGCAAAACAGGGTTTAATTTAGGCATTCCCATCAATACATTTTTGCGAATGTCAGCACAAGTTGGAGTAGATACAGGAATTTCTGCTCCGAACACACCTGTAGCAACAGCACCCAAAGCCGATGATTTCTTTCTTCAGGCTGTGGATAAGTATAACAAGGGAGACAAACAAGGAGCAATCGCTGATTACACCTCTACTCTCAAAATTAATCCCAACTTAGCCGCAGCATACAACAATCGGGGTGTAGCCCGCTCGGATTTGGGAGATAAACAAGGGGCAATTGCTGATTACAACTCAGCCCTCAAAATTGATTCCAACTTAGCCGAAGCATACAACAATCGGGGTTTAGCCCGCTCGGATTTGGGAGATAAACAAGCAGCAATTGCTGATTACAACTTAGCCCTCAAAATTAATTCCAATTATACCGAAGCATACAACAATCGGGGTGTAGCCCGCTCGGATTTGGGAGACAAACAAGGAGCAATTGCTGATTACAACTCAGCCCTCAAAATTAATCCCAACTATGCCGATGCCTACAACAACCGGGGTTTAGTCCGCTCGGATTTGGGAGATAAACAAGGGGCAATTGCTGATTACAACTCAGCCCTCAAAATTAATCCCAACTATGCCGATGCCTACAACAACCGGGGTTTAGCCCACTATACTTTGGGAGACAAACAGGGAGCAATCGCTGATTACAACTTAGCTCTCAAAATTAATCCCAACTTAGTCGAAGCATACAACAATCGGGGTGTAGTCCGCTTGGAGTTGGGAGACAAACAGGGAGCAATCGCTGATTACAACTTAGCTCTCAAAATTAATCCCAACTATACCGAAGCATACAACAACCGGGGTTTAGCCCGCTATACTTTGGGAGACAAACAGGGAGCAATCGCTGATTACAACTTAGCTCTCAAAATTAATCCCAATTATGCCATAACCTATGATAATTTGGGCTTTGTTTACCATTACGAGGGCAATATAGAAAGAGCAATTAAGAATTGGGAAACTGCAATTTCACTTGATCAAAAATTGGCAGAACCTTTAATGGCATTAGCCGTTGTGCTATATAACAAAGGTGAAAAGGAACAAGCAATTACTAAGGCACAACAGGCACTCACTATCGATAAACAATATGCAGATTTAGCTTTTCTCAAGAAAAATTACTGGAGCGATCACCTGATTGCTGATGCCAAAAAGTTATTAGCAACACCTGAAATTAAAAGTTTTCTGGGACAGACTCAGTAA
- a CDS encoding serine protease: MKFYYQITPAIIGVAIAIVQPQAVMALSAGEVNNIAKQITVLIQSKKPKYGSGVIIKKDGNTYTVLTAAHVVEVKDNYEIVTADGKTYAVNYSSVKQLPGVDLAVVEFSSNQNYNVAKIGNSDSSSEGTTAYVAGYPAPTFAINQSIYTFSNGTITANASKPLRDGYALVYSNNTSEGMSGGAVLNEKGELIGVHGRADLDTKQTKTGFNLGIPINTFLRMSAQVGVDTGISAPNTPVATAPKAGDFLIQAVDKYNKGDFQGAITDFTQGIKINPNSAELYIGRGNARYTLGDNQGAIADYNTALKINPNYAIAYNNRGIARSALGDKQGAIADYNTALKINPNYAIAYLNLGVDHSALGDKQGAIADYNTALKINPNYAEAYYSRGNARSALGDKQGAIADYNTALKINPKYTDAYLNRGLARYTLGDKQGAIADYNTALKINPKYTDAYLNRGLARYTLGDKQGAIADYNTALKINPNYALAYLNLGVARLDLGDKQGAIADYNTALKINPNYAEAYIGRGNARSDLGDYKGAIADYTSALKINPNDAQAYNNRGIARYYKLGDQQGAIADYNLALKINPKYAVAYDNLGFVYHDQGNIERAIKNWESAISLDQKLAEPLMALAVVLYTKGEKEQAITKAQQALSIDKQYADLGFLKKNNWSDRLIADTQKFLEIPEMRSFLGQANSR; encoded by the coding sequence ATGAAATTTTATTATCAAATCACCCCAGCAATCATTGGAGTTGCGATCGCTATAGTGCAACCACAAGCAGTAATGGCACTATCGGCAGGCGAAGTCAATAATATTGCCAAACAAATCACAGTGCTGATTCAAAGTAAAAAGCCCAAATATGGTTCTGGGGTAATTATTAAAAAAGACGGCAATACTTATACAGTTCTTACTGCGGCTCATGTCGTAGAAGTCAAAGACAATTATGAAATTGTGACTGCTGATGGTAAAACTTATGCCGTCAATTACAGCAGTGTCAAACAATTACCAGGAGTAGATTTAGCTGTAGTCGAGTTTAGCAGCAATCAAAATTACAATGTAGCCAAAATCGGCAACTCTGATAGCAGTAGTGAAGGCACAACGGCTTATGTCGCTGGTTATCCTGCGCCAACATTTGCAATTAATCAGTCAATCTACACTTTTAGTAATGGGACAATTACGGCTAATGCCTCAAAACCATTACGTGATGGTTATGCTTTGGTCTACAGTAACAATACCTCAGAAGGGATGAGTGGTGGTGCAGTATTGAACGAAAAGGGCGAACTCATTGGCGTTCACGGTAGGGCAGATTTAGATACCAAACAAACCAAAACAGGTTTTAATTTAGGCATTCCCATCAATACATTTTTGCGAATGTCAGCACAAGTTGGAGTAGATACAGGAATTTCTGCTCCGAACACACCTGTAGCAACAGCACCCAAAGCTGGTGATTTCTTGATTCAGGCTGTGGATAAGTATAACAAGGGAGACTTTCAAGGGGCGATCACTGATTTTACCCAAGGTATCAAAATTAATCCCAACTCAGCCGAACTCTACATCGGACGGGGTAATGCCCGTTATACTTTGGGAGACAACCAAGGGGCAATCGCTGATTACAACACTGCCCTCAAAATTAATCCCAACTATGCCATAGCCTACAACAACCGGGGTATAGCCCGCTCGGCTTTGGGAGACAAACAAGGGGCAATCGCTGATTACAACACTGCCCTCAAAATTAATCCCAACTATGCCATAGCCTACCTCAACTTGGGTGTAGACCACTCGGCTTTGGGAGACAAACAAGGGGCAATCGCTGATTACAACACTGCCCTCAAAATTAATCCCAACTATGCCGAAGCTTACTACAGTCGGGGTAATGCCCGCTCGGCTTTGGGAGACAAACAAGGGGCAATCGCTGATTACAACACTGCCCTCAAAATTAATCCCAAATATACTGATGCCTACCTCAACCGGGGTTTAGCCCGCTATACTTTGGGAGACAAACAAGGGGCAATCGCTGATTACAACACTGCCCTCAAAATTAATCCCAAATATACTGATGCCTACCTCAACCGGGGTTTAGCCCGCTATACTTTGGGAGACAAACAAGGAGCAATCGCTGATTACAACACTGCCCTCAAAATTAATCCCAATTATGCCCTAGCCTACCTCAACCTGGGTGTAGCCCGCTTGGATTTGGGAGACAAACAAGGGGCAATCGCTGATTACAACACTGCCCTCAAAATTAATCCCAACTATGCCGAAGCCTACATCGGACGGGGCAATGCCCGCTCGGATCTGGGAGACTATAAAGGGGCGATTGCTGACTACACCTCTGCCCTGAAAATTAATCCCAACGATGCCCAAGCCTATAACAACCGGGGTATAGCCCGCTATTATAAATTGGGAGATCAGCAAGGGGCGATCGCTGATTACAACTTAGCCCTCAAAATTAATCCCAAGTATGCCGTAGCCTATGATAATTTGGGCTTTGTTTACCATGACCAGGGCAATATAGAAAGAGCAATTAAGAATTGGGAAAGTGCAATATCACTTGATCAAAAACTTGCCGAACCTTTAATGGCATTAGCCGTTGTGCTATATACCAAAGGTGAAAAGGAACAAGCAATTACTAAGGCACAACAGGCACTTAGCATTGATAAACAATATGCAGATTTAGGTTTTCTCAAGAAAAATAACTGGAGCGATCGCCTAATTGCTGATACGCAAAAGTTCTTAGAAATACCTGAGATGAGAAGTTTTTTAGGACAGGCTAACTCAAGGTAA
- a CDS encoding COP23 domain-containing protein → MTMAISSQFLTWGVRVFGVGMLTTFVSTTILNQPSFAGNATFRCDTGQFKGKSVPTTFVFTQDRKKIPLIYWVSDFFPGLKPQQRCQQVSYRFQRSYDNGTLRYIKTGILNRQPVVCATAERDAVCNKNNLLFTLKPGSDPDATARQLFDRRALASGNATNQSGGETSNDPVNIDIEAFLYFAPSQPSAGESNNP, encoded by the coding sequence ATGACTATGGCGATATCTAGTCAATTTTTGACATGGGGTGTAAGAGTTTTTGGGGTGGGGATGCTCACTACCTTTGTCAGCACAACTATCCTCAATCAACCAAGCTTTGCTGGAAATGCAACCTTTCGTTGCGATACGGGTCAATTTAAAGGTAAATCTGTACCTACAACCTTTGTTTTCACCCAAGACCGCAAAAAAATACCTCTAATTTATTGGGTTTCGGATTTCTTTCCGGGATTAAAACCTCAGCAACGCTGTCAGCAAGTATCTTATAGATTTCAAAGAAGTTATGATAACGGCACTCTAAGATATATCAAAACAGGTATTCTCAACAGACAACCAGTAGTGTGTGCCACGGCTGAAAGAGATGCTGTTTGTAACAAAAATAATCTGTTATTCACTCTTAAACCTGGTAGCGATCCTGACGCTACCGCACGCCAATTATTTGACCGCCGTGCTTTAGCTTCTGGAAACGCCACGAATCAAAGCGGTGGTGAGACAAGTAACGACCCCGTTAATATTGATATCGAAGCTTTCCTTTACTTTGCACCATCTCAACCAAGTGCAGGCGAAAGTAATAATCCTTAA
- a CDS encoding XisH family protein, whose translation MPAKDIYHDTVKNALIKDGWTITHDPLRIRLARGKNLFVDLGAKRLLAAERGFEKIAVEIKSFTRPSDMKDLEEAVGQFVLYTCLLKRYYPEYILYLAVSEDTRKRVFEEEAGQTLIEDGIIRLVTFDIFKEEIIQWIH comes from the coding sequence ATGCCTGCTAAAGATATCTATCACGATACGGTCAAAAATGCTTTGATTAAAGATGGCTGGACAATCACCCATGATCCATTGCGGATTCGTCTAGCTCGTGGAAAAAATCTCTTTGTTGATTTAGGTGCAAAGCGATTACTAGCAGCAGAACGGGGATTTGAAAAAATAGCAGTAGAAATAAAAAGTTTTACCCGTCCTTCAGATATGAAAGATTTGGAAGAAGCTGTTGGTCAATTTGTTTTATATACTTGTTTGCTGAAACGCTACTATCCCGAATATATCCTCTATCTCGCAGTTAGTGAAGATACCCGTAAGAGAGTTTTTGAAGAAGAAGCAGGTCAAACCTTGATTGAAGATGGCATTATTCGTTTAGTTACCTTCGATATATTCAAGGAGGAAATTATCCAATGGATTCACTGA
- a CDS encoding tetratricopeptide repeat-containing serine protease family protein, which translates to MNFYNQITPAIIGATIVIVQTQVAVALLASEVNNIAKQITVLIQSKKPKYGSGVIIKKDGNTYTVLTAAHVVEVKDNYEIVTADGKTYAVNYSSVKQLPGVDLAVVEFSSNQNYNVAKIGNSDSSSEGTTAYVAGYPAPTFAINQSIYTFSNGTITANASKPLRDGYALVYSNNTSEGMSGGAVLNEKGELIGVHGRADLDTKQSKTGFNLGIPINTFLRLSAKVGVDTGVNAPKTQLTTAPKADDFFIQALNKYDKKDYQGALADYNSALKINPNSANTYNNRGLVRAQLGDQQGAIADYNSAIKIDPNNAIAYNNRGIVRADLGDRQGAIADYTSAIKIDPNYGFAYNNRGLARAALGDKQGAIADYNSAIKIDPNYADPYFNRGNTRDDLEDRQGAIADYNTAIKINPNYDKAYNNRGAVRLKLGDKQGAIADYNSAIKINPNYADAYFNRGLVRVNLGDQQGAIADYTSAIKINPNLALAYSNRGVVRAALGDKQGAVADYTAAIRINPNFALAYGTRGIVRAELGNKQEAITDLRKAAELFRQQGNTQLSEKMLNLIKLLEQ; encoded by the coding sequence ATGAACTTTTATAATCAAATTACACCAGCAATCATTGGAGCCACAATTGTTATTGTACAAACACAAGTAGCTGTGGCGTTATTGGCAAGCGAAGTTAATAACATTGCTAAACAAATTACAGTATTAATTCAAAGCAAAAAGCCCAAATATGGTTCTGGGGTAATTATTAAAAAAGACGGCAATACTTATACAGTTCTTACTGCGGCTCATGTCGTAGAAGTCAAAGACAATTATGAAATTGTGACTGCTGATGGTAAAACTTATGCCGTCAATTACAGCAGTGTCAAACAATTACCAGGAGTAGATTTAGCTGTAGTCGAGTTTAGCAGCAATCAAAATTACAATGTAGCCAAAATCGGCAACTCTGATAGCAGTAGTGAAGGCACAACGGCTTATGTCGCTGGTTATCCTGCGCCAACATTTGCAATTAATCAGTCAATCTACACTTTTAGTAATGGGACAATTACGGCTAATGCCTCAAAACCATTACGTGATGGTTATGCTTTGGTCTACAGTAACAATACCTCAGAAGGGATGAGTGGTGGTGCAGTATTGAACGAAAAGGGCGAACTCATTGGCGTTCACGGTAGGGCAGATTTAGATACCAAACAAAGCAAAACAGGGTTTAATTTAGGTATTCCGATCAATACATTTTTGCGACTGTCAGCAAAAGTTGGAGTAGATACGGGAGTTAATGCGCCTAAGACTCAATTAACGACAGCACCCAAGGCTGATGATTTCTTTATTCAAGCTTTGAATAAGTATGATAAGAAAGATTATCAAGGAGCATTAGCTGATTACAACTCTGCGCTCAAAATTAATCCCAACTCAGCCAATACCTATAACAACCGGGGTTTAGTCCGCGCCCAATTGGGAGATCAGCAAGGGGCGATCGCTGATTACAACTCTGCTATCAAAATTGATCCCAACAATGCCATAGCTTACAACAATCGGGGTATAGTCCGCGCAGATTTGGGGGATAGGCAAGGGGCGATCGCTGATTACACCTCAGCTATCAAAATTGATCCCAACTATGGTTTTGCTTACAACAACCGGGGTTTAGCTCGTGCGGCTTTAGGGGATAAGCAAGGGGCGATCGCTGATTACAACTCTGCGATTAAGATTGATCCCAACTATGCCGATCCCTACTTCAACCGAGGTAATACCCGCGATGATTTGGAGGATAGGCAAGGGGCGATCGCTGATTACAATACTGCCATCAAAATTAACCCCAACTATGACAAAGCCTACAATAACCGGGGTGCAGTCCGCCTTAAATTGGGAGATAAGCAAGGTGCGATCGCTGATTACAACTCAGCCATCAAAATTAATCCCAACTATGCCGATGCCTACTTCAACAGGGGTTTAGTCCGCGTAAATTTAGGAGATCAGCAAGGAGCGATCGCTGATTACACCTCAGCTATCAAAATTAATCCTAACTTAGCTCTAGCATACAGCAATCGGGGTGTAGTCCGCGCTGCGTTGGGAGACAAGCAAGGGGCTGTGGCTGATTATACGGCAGCCATCAGGATTAATCCCAACTTTGCCCTAGCCTATGGCACTCGCGGTATTGTCCGCGCCGAATTGGGAAATAAGCAAGAGGCGATCACTGATTTGCGAAAAGCTGCTGAACTCTTCCGACAACAAGGAAATACACAGTTGTCTGAAAAAATGTTGAATTTGATTAAACTACTTGAGCAATAG
- a CDS encoding serine protease, whose protein sequence is MNWRKLTLFACVGAFGFTLSIWASISSSKLTQPPQPITQISVKQLQLQAQAITVKVISSDFLGSGIILQRQGTVYTVLTNAHVLRASKPPYRIQTADGRIWSANIPKTNHFGNNDLAVLQFHSTGTTYSVASLGSSVVVGDEVFAVGFPMTEKPSGEQGFVLTTGKVSLMLPKALEGGYQIGYTNEIQKGMSGGALLNSRGEVVGVNGMHAYPLWDTPSVFADGTEADPTLHQKITHLSWAVPIKTVINLIGD, encoded by the coding sequence ATGAACTGGCGTAAATTAACACTGTTTGCCTGTGTTGGAGCGTTTGGCTTTACGCTGTCAATATGGGCAAGTATCAGTAGTAGCAAGCTGACTCAACCGCCACAACCAATAACTCAAATATCTGTAAAACAACTGCAACTGCAAGCGCAAGCCATCACTGTCAAAGTGATATCGTCAGATTTTTTAGGTTCAGGAATTATTCTGCAAAGACAAGGCACAGTTTATACTGTGCTGACAAATGCTCATGTGCTGCGTGCAAGTAAACCTCCCTATCGCATTCAAACTGCCGATGGTCGCATTTGGTCGGCTAATATACCCAAGACTAATCACTTTGGCAACAATGATTTAGCTGTATTACAGTTTCACAGCACTGGCACTACTTATTCAGTCGCATCCCTTGGTTCTTCTGTTGTAGTGGGGGATGAGGTTTTTGCTGTTGGGTTTCCCATGACAGAAAAGCCATCTGGGGAGCAAGGCTTTGTCTTGACTACTGGTAAGGTGTCGTTGATGTTGCCCAAGGCTTTAGAGGGAGGATACCAAATTGGTTACACCAATGAGATCCAAAAGGGCATGAGTGGGGGAGCGTTACTCAATAGTCGCGGTGAAGTTGTAGGTGTGAATGGAATGCACGCCTACCCTTTGTGGGATACTCCTTCTGTGTTTGCTGATGGTACGGAAGCTGATCCAACTTTGCACCAAAAGATTACTCACCTGAGTTGGGCTGTACCAATCAAGACAGTGATAAACCTTATAGGAGATTAA
- a CDS encoding tetratricopeptide repeat-containing serine protease family protein: protein MNFYYQITPAIIGVTIALVQPQAVMALSAGEVNNIAKQITVLIQSKKPRYGSGVIIKKEGNTYTVLTAAHVVEVKDNYEIVTAEGKRYPLDYSSVKQLPGVDLAVVQFSSNQNYNVAKIGNSDSSSEGTTAYVAGFPAPTFAINQSIYTFSNGTITANASKPLRDGYALVYSNNTSEGMSGGAVLNDQGELIAIHGRADKDAKEIKTGFNLGIPVNTFLRMSAQVGVDTGVSAPNTPVATAPKAADFLLQAVDKYNKEDYQEAIANFTQAIRLNPKYTQAYIGQGIARSRLKDYQGAIADFTQAIRLNPKYTQPYIGRGIARSRLGDYQGAIADYSTAIKINPENVTVYGLRGSIHLKLKDYQRAIADFSSAIKIDPNLAINYSSRGIARGELGDKQGGIADLQKAADLFRQQGNTQWYEKMLEFIRLQQQ, encoded by the coding sequence ATGAACTTTTATTATCAAATAACGCCAGCAATCATTGGAGTCACCATTGCCCTGGTACAACCACAAGCGGTAATGGCACTATCGGCAGGCGAAGTCAATAACATTGCCAAACAAATTACAGTGCTGATTCAAAGCAAAAAACCTAGATATGGTTCTGGGGTAATTATCAAGAAAGAGGGTAATACTTACACTGTTCTCACTGCGGCTCATGTCGTCGAAGTCAAAGATAATTATGAAATTGTAACTGCTGAGGGTAAACGTTACCCACTTGATTACAGCAGTGTTAAACAATTACCAGGAGTAGACTTAGCTGTAGTACAGTTCAGCAGTAATCAAAATTACAATGTAGCCAAAATTGGTAACTCTGATAGTAGCAGCGAAGGCACAACTGCATATGTGGCTGGTTTTCCTGCACCAACATTTGCGATTAATCAATCAATCTACACTTTTAGCAATGGGACAATTACAGCTAATGCCTCAAAACCATTACGCGACGGTTATGCTTTGGTCTACAGCAACAATACCTCAGAAGGGATGAGTGGTGGTGCAGTATTGAATGACCAAGGTGAACTCATTGCCATACATGGTAGAGCAGATAAAGATGCTAAAGAAATTAAAACAGGATTTAATTTAGGCATTCCCGTCAATACATTTTTACGAATGTCTGCACAAGTTGGAGTAGATACGGGAGTTTCTGCGCCCAACACACCTGTAGCAACAGCACCCAAAGCTGCTGATTTTTTGCTCCAGGCCGTGGATAAGTATAACAAGGAAGACTATCAAGAGGCGATCGCTAATTTTACTCAGGCAATTCGCCTCAATCCTAAATATACACAAGCATACATCGGGCAGGGTATAGCCCGCTCACGTTTAAAAGACTATCAAGGGGCGATCGCTGATTTTACTCAAGCAATTCGCCTCAATCCCAAATATACACAACCATACATCGGACGGGGTATAGCCCGCTCACGTTTGGGAGACTATCAAGGAGCAATAGCTGATTACAGCACTGCTATCAAAATTAATCCTGAGAATGTCACTGTCTACGGTTTGCGGGGTTCAATCCACCTCAAATTAAAAGACTATCAAAGAGCGATTGCTGATTTTAGCTCTGCCATCAAAATTGATCCCAACTTAGCCATAAATTATAGCAGTCGGGGTATAGCTCGTGGCGAATTGGGAGACAAGCAAGGTGGAATTGCGGATTTACAGAAAGCGGCTGATCTTTTTCGACAACAAGGGAATACACAATGGTATGAAAAAATGCTGGAGTTCATTAGATTGCAGCAACAGTAG
- a CDS encoding serine protease, translating to MKFAYQITPAIITVAIALVQPKAVMALSQPEVSKIAEQITVLIQSKKPKYGSGVILKKDGNTYTVLTAAHVVEVKDNYEIITSDGQRYAVNYSTVKLLPGVDLAVVQFSSSRNYNVAKIGNSDKSEIGETAYVAGFPAPTYAINQSIYTCIDGKITANTSKPLRDGYALVYSDNTQPGMSGGAVLNDKGELIGIHGREDLDTKQTKTGFNLGIPINTFLRLSAKVEVNTGVAAPNTPVATAPKADDFYIQGGEKYTKGDNKGAIADYTKAISLNRNYADAYNNRGVVRYKLGDYKGAIADYTQALKINPNFDLAYINRGLARAELGDKQGAITDHTQALKINPNYADTYYNRGVLRDKLEDLQGAIADYNLALKINSNYAQAYNNRGFDRHELGDYKGAIADYTQALKINPNFDLAYYNRGITHYELGDFQEAIADYTQALKINPHYADVYINRGSARYELGDFQEAISDYTQALKINPNLAEAYFGRGLAHYDLGDKQGAITDWQKAAELFQQQGNTQPYQKTLELIRKYQH from the coding sequence ATGAAATTTGCTTATCAAATCACCCCAGCAATCATCACAGTTGCGATCGCCCTAGTGCAACCAAAAGCGGTAATGGCACTATCGCAACCGGAAGTGAGTAAAATTGCTGAACAAATTACAGTATTAATCCAAAGTAAAAAGCCAAAGTACGGTTCTGGAGTAATTCTCAAAAAAGATGGCAATACTTACACTGTTCTCACTGCGGCTCATGTGGTAGAAGTTAAAGATAATTATGAAATAATCACCTCTGATGGTCAGCGTTATGCAGTCAATTACAGTACTGTAAAACTACTGCCAGGAGTAGATTTAGCGGTAGTGCAGTTTAGCAGCAGTCGCAATTACAATGTTGCCAAAATCGGTAACTCAGATAAAAGCGAAATAGGCGAAACTGCTTATGTAGCTGGGTTTCCCGCACCGACTTATGCTATTAATCAATCAATCTACACTTGCATTGATGGCAAGATTACTGCCAATACGTCGAAACCCTTGCGTGATGGTTATGCGTTAGTTTATAGCGATAATACTCAACCAGGGATGAGTGGTGGTGCAGTCTTGAATGACAAGGGTGAACTCATCGGGATTCATGGGAGAGAAGATTTAGATACCAAACAAACCAAAACAGGTTTTAATTTAGGCATTCCCATCAATACATTTTTGCGACTGTCAGCAAAAGTTGAGGTAAATACAGGAGTGGCTGCGCCGAATACGCCAGTAGCTACAGCACCTAAAGCTGATGACTTTTACATTCAGGGTGGGGAGAAGTATACAAAGGGAGACAACAAAGGAGCGATCGCTGACTATACCAAAGCAATTAGCCTCAATCGCAACTATGCCGATGCATACAACAACCGGGGTGTAGTCCGCTATAAATTGGGAGACTATAAAGGGGCAATCGCTGACTACACCCAAGCTCTCAAAATTAATCCTAACTTTGACTTAGCCTACATCAACCGGGGTTTAGCCCGCGCTGAATTAGGAGACAAACAAGGAGCGATCACTGATCACACCCAAGCTCTCAAAATTAATCCCAACTATGCCGATACCTACTACAACCGAGGTGTACTCCGTGATAAATTGGAAGACTTGCAAGGGGCTATAGCTGATTACAACTTAGCCCTTAAAATTAATTCCAACTATGCCCAAGCCTACAACAACCGGGGTTTTGACCGCCATGAATTGGGAGACTATAAAGGGGCAATCGCTGACTACACCCAAGCTCTCAAAATTAATCCTAACTTTGACTTAGCCTACTACAACCGGGGTATAACCCACTATGAATTAGGAGACTTTCAAGAGGCGATCGCTGATTACACCCAAGCTCTCAAAATTAATCCTCACTACGCCGATGTCTACATAAACCGAGGTTCAGCCCGCTATGAATTAGGAGACTTTCAAGAGGCGATCTCTGATTACACCCAAGCTCTCAAAATTAATCCTAACTTAGCTGAAGCCTACTTTGGTCGGGGTTTAGCCCACTATGATTTGGGAGATAAGCAAGGGGCAATTACAGATTGGCAGAAAGCTGCTGAACTGTTTCAACAACAAGGAAATACACAACCTTACCAAAAAACGCTGGAGTTGATCAGAAAATATCAGCATTGA